One Podospora pseudopauciseta strain CBS 411.78 chromosome 4, whole genome shotgun sequence genomic window, CCGTTACCTCTCCCTGACACCAACGGGCATCACTCATCACACAGCTGCCAAGAATGCATCAATCGCGGCTCAGTTTGAGCTCAAGGACAATGGAAATATCTGTCCCAATTCTCTAGAACCTGTTTGTCGGACTGGAGGCTGCAGAACCAGTCTACTTCTCAGCGCGTGGCGAGATGGGACTATCAGGTGCGTCAACCTGCCAGCTTCCGAACCGCGTCTGGCCATGGTACTAACACCGTCTGTAGGTTACAAGACTTACGCACACCATCACCGTTTGACGCTGTCTATCAAGACAATGTTGATCCATGGGTTGATGCTGAGGCCCTCATGACATACGGCACAGAGCGCTTCGTTGCCGGAGGCGGGGATGGCCTCACCGTCAAGATATTCGACTTTCGCTGGGAACGACCCTACCATCACACCTCAGGTCTTCCGTGTCTGAACTCATTGCCATTCCCAGGACCCTCGCAAGCGTTCTTGAAAAATCCTACAAAGTCAAATCTCGGCAATGAAAAGTGCAAGCAAGGACGAGCGTGCCAGTACCACGAGCTCTCAAAACACATCTACTATCGACCGAACGCCAAATTTTACCTTTCCAGGTCGCTGATTAACAGCAGCGCCAGCATCTGGTCGCTTGCCCGAGGGTCAGACATCTCGCCCAACTTTTACATTGGCATTTCGGGCGGAGTTATCGAAGCCAATCTGGAGCCGTGTCCAAACAACTACCCACCAGACCGGCCCACTACCGACCCTAATTTTGGATTCCCAGACTGGAGAGGACGTGCGGCAGATGGCAGCGGGTACATGAGCAGACAGGTCTCGCCGGCTCTTATGGAGATTGGGGACGGTTATGCATACAAGCACAACGACAGACCGATACTGCTTCCCAGGCTGCAGGACTGTGGTGGTCCTCCGAGCTGGTCTGGCCCGATACTGAAGCTCTCCAATTATCACCGACTCGATATGAACTATCAGACAAGGGGGGACTTTGTGTGGGATTGACCATACATCAGGGATAGAAAACTGGACATATCACGGGACCATTCCCCTGAAGCATTCCAAAGCAGCCAACATCCCAACATTTCGTGTTTCCATGCCAGGAACAGCATGCTGAGAAGCCTCTGTTCCCCAGCTGACCAGGTCAGATGAACAGTGGTTGAACCTGGAGAAAACGGCCGGGATGGTGCGGCTTAGCTAACAACTGGGGAAATGGGTGACCCGATTGGTTGGCTACGTCAAAGCTGGGCTGAAAAAGGCCAAGACAAATGCCGAGACTTCTTTAGGATTGCCGGATTTGAACGGATGGGGTGGGTCGCGCTCGGGACGAGGACGGACGTGCATGCACTTGCGACCCGGGAAATCATCTTGTCGGGAATACATCAGACATTTGGAGTATCGTTTATTTGGGATGTTATCTTTTTGGAGATATAGACAGTATGTACATACAGAGTTGGGACCAACAGCATCGAACCAACCTGAGACAGGTCTGCAAGGGGAGAATTGGGGAAAAAGGCGTGGTTGGGGGGATTTATAAAGAGCGAAGAAGCCCAGGCTTGAAATGATCAAATGTGATGTCAGACATTACCCCTCCATAGCCGTGCTTCTGCCGACGGCGGCCGGTCGAGGGGCACGGCCCCGTACAAAATTGACAAACCTCCTGCAGATGAGTTCAACAAGGTACAAGctcacacacatacacacacacacaccccccGGGGGTGGTGATCCCTGGGTGGACGGATGGATAAGGACGGGCGGAATTAACGTGGGATAATACGTTTCGTTAGACACAAAATCACAGATACCGGTGCCTTGTGCCGTCGGGTCGGGTGTTTTTGGCTCCaaggggggcgggggggagtGTGTCTTTTGCTGGCCTGGGGGCGCGGTCGAGGAAAATAGATAAGTTGGCTGTTCTGGCCGTTTCAAACTTTCATTGTTGTTcctgttctttttcttctccccgTTATACCTGGTTGTTCCACTCATACTCGAATCCACTTCGTCATATCTTGTTtgacgacatcatcaccaacaagagCCCTTGATACCCACCTTGCTTGCTTGTGTGTGTATAAGTCAAGCTTCGGTTTCCATTCACCCGATTGGTTTGACGGCGTCATAAAGTAGATCCCGCTTTGACTTATACTCTACTTCAAGgtctaccaccaccaacatcatcatcacaaacTTCACATAGCTGTTTTCTTCTCACAAACAGCAAAACATAACAACTACCGTCAAGATGGTTTCAGCATACACCAGCAACGGCTCCGAGGGCGAGACGGAGaagatcaacaccaacattgTGACGCTCACCCGGTTCTTGACTGAAGAGCAAGTCAAGCACAAGGAGGCCACCGGTGATTTTACGTACGTTTCTTCTTACCaattccctccccccataTCCATTCACCTCTAACAATCTCATGTCTTCAGGCTCCTCTGCCACGCACTCCAATTCTCCTTCAAGTCCATCGCCTACTACATCCGCCGCGCCACCCTCGTCaacctcaccggcctcgccGGCAGCTCCAACACGACAGGCGACGACCAAAAAAAGCTCGACGTCATCTCCAACGACCTCTTCATCGAGGCCATGCGCTCGTCGGGTAAATGCGCCTTGCTAGTGtcggaagaagaggaggaagtaatCTACTTCAAAGACGCCAAAGACGCGCGCTACGCCGTAGCCTGCGATCCAATTGACggctcctccaacctcgacgCTGGTGTTTCCGTCGGGACAATCTTTGCGATTCACAAGCTGGCTGAGGGGTCGACGGGAACAAAAGAAGACATCCTCAAGCCCGGGACGGAGCTTGTCGCGGCGGGGTTCACCATGTACGGTGCGTCCGCCCAGCTGGTGATTAcgatgaagggggggagcGTGAACGGGTTTACGCTGGATAACGGGGTGGGGGAGTTCATCCTGACGCATCCGGACATGAGGCtgccgaagaagaggagtatTTACAGTGTGAATGAAGGGAATAGTTTGTATTGGGAGGACAATGTGAAGGAGTATTTTAATAGTCTGAAGGAGGcgaaggaggaaggggggaagcCATATAGTGCCAGGTATATCGGGAGCATGGTGGCGGATGCGTACAGGACGTTGCTTTATGGGGGGGTGTTTGCCTACCCGGCGGACAAGAAGAGTCCGAAGGGGAAGTTGAGGATTTTGTATGAATGTGCGCCGATGGCGATGGTTTTTGAGAACGGTGAGTTTGACACATGGATCTATGGGCAAGGGGGATATGATGCTGACAATGATTATAGCTGGTGGCCAGGCGGTTGACAGCCAGATGAGGAGattgatggaggtggtgccgGAGCATATTCACGACAAGAGTGGAATTTTCATGGGCAGCTGGGATGAGATTGAGAAGGTCAAGTCCTTCCACAAGTGAGGGGTA contains:
- a CDS encoding hypothetical protein (EggNog:ENOG503P0DF; COG:S), coding for MGSSVPRSFIDLPLEIQFLVFANFDCARDLRALALTCKKLHSAVNNDGWRRFVERSFPSLSIPIPNGNRHTWEQLAESLTWQSRCWDRRALQFQVLLHSPHGDEVRRHRGNARGRGLFHSVVDAHFDPATHEELVVWGAGEDIVGRYRERQGPDKPSKSSWHSVNGKELGFRAAYDDVNSVKIVNHHTGRAVVTGRHNGTLSLISAEPDRFGQPISEFKFSPPETSEANNGSEPENLSSLDVLQHGSSTRIAAATRNGLAVFDLPADATTELEPSATFDLKTEIFSLNTSRLSRAKWMEQGETVALALSGSPDPLRYLSLTPTGITHHTAAKNASIAAQFELKDNGNICPNSLEPVCRTGGCRTSLLLSAWRDGTIRLQDLRTPSPFDAVYQDNVDPWVDAEALMTYGTERFVAGGGDGLTVKIFDFRWERPYHHTSGLPCLNSLPFPGPSQAFLKNPTKSNLGNEKCKQGRACQYHELSKHIYYRPNAKFYLSRSLINSSASIWSLARGSDISPNFYIGISGGVIEANLEPCPNNYPPDRPTTDPNFGFPDWRGRAADGSGYMSRQVSPALMEIGDGYAYKHNDRPILLPRLQDCGGPPSWSGPILKLSNYHRLDMNYQTRGDFVWD
- the FBP1 gene encoding Fructose-1,6-bisphosphatase (EggNog:ENOG503NUA1; BUSCO:EOG092632WW; COG:G) → MVSAYTSNGSEGETEKINTNIVTLTRFLTEEQVKHKEATGDFTLLCHALQFSFKSIAYYIRRATLVNLTGLAGSSNTTGDDQKKLDVISNDLFIEAMRSSGKCALLVSEEEEEVIYFKDAKDARYAVACDPIDGSSNLDAGVSVGTIFAIHKLAEGSTGTKEDILKPGTELVAAGFTMYGASAQLVITMKGGSVNGFTLDNGVGEFILTHPDMRLPKKRSIYSVNEGNSLYWEDNVKEYFNSLKEAKEEGGKPYSARYIGSMVADAYRTLLYGGVFAYPADKKSPKGKLRILYECAPMAMVFENAGGQAVDSQMRRLMEVVPEHIHDKSGIFMGSWDEIEKVKSFHK